In Bacillus sp. FJAT-45037, the following are encoded in one genomic region:
- a CDS encoding DUF3397 domain-containing protein: protein MTTALTWLIATVITIPLLGWYVVYIITVKLTKNKSRAIRLASDASVIFLIAAVYFIILELWSRSFFWLLLTIFFLIALIFTIIHWKVAGDIHVRKLFRGIWRFNFLLFFFLYLILSGYGIVTRVIGGL from the coding sequence TTGACAACGGCACTTACTTGGCTCATCGCAACGGTTATAACCATTCCTTTGCTGGGATGGTATGTTGTTTATATTATTACGGTTAAACTAACTAAAAATAAATCTAGGGCGATTCGATTAGCATCGGATGCATCGGTGATCTTCTTAATCGCAGCTGTTTATTTTATTATTTTAGAACTTTGGTCTCGCTCATTTTTCTGGCTATTATTAACGATCTTCTTTTTAATTGCACTTATTTTTACAATTATCCATTGGAAAGTAGCAGGAGACATTCATGTACGTAAATTATTTCGAGGAATTTGGCGCTTTAATTTTCTTTTATTCTTTTTTTTATACTTGATCTTAAGTGGATACGGAATTGTCACACGAGTAATTGGTGGACTTTAG
- a CDS encoding 2-dehydropantoate 2-reductase produces the protein MNVHIIGAGAIGLLVAYYMRKSNQEVTLVTRTQEQANQIKKDGIVLESKRHLRDYVACHAITFDELPSEKTEVLCVTVKSYQLEPILDFIQKEDLIYEAIMFLSNGMGHVPLIEKFQSKAEVCVGVVEHGAKRQNANTVYHTGVGRIRWANVTNAKGVFLHLSRNIHDSCFPLTRHDKWLDMLEEKLIVNVCINPLTALLDTENGVLIVNSHYRLLMKQVFSEVIGILERKKDQEYLWSLVCAICNKTSRNQSSMLVDIKQNRQTEIDSMTGYLIKRAEAVGSQVPTVQFLHEAIKGKEKGGEKN, from the coding sequence ATGAACGTACATATTATTGGTGCAGGTGCGATTGGATTACTGGTTGCTTATTACATGCGAAAGTCAAATCAAGAAGTCACTTTAGTCACAAGAACACAAGAACAAGCGAACCAAATTAAAAAAGATGGAATTGTACTAGAAAGCAAGCGACATTTAAGGGATTATGTAGCTTGTCATGCAATTACTTTTGATGAACTGCCCTCCGAAAAAACAGAGGTCCTATGCGTTACTGTCAAATCCTATCAGTTAGAACCAATTCTCGACTTTATTCAAAAAGAAGATCTAATCTATGAGGCGATAATGTTTTTATCAAATGGAATGGGGCATGTGCCACTAATAGAGAAATTTCAAAGCAAGGCAGAGGTATGTGTTGGCGTCGTCGAGCATGGAGCTAAGCGACAGAATGCAAATACGGTATATCATACAGGTGTTGGGAGGATACGGTGGGCGAATGTGACAAATGCAAAAGGGGTATTTTTACATTTGAGCAGGAACATACACGATAGTTGCTTCCCTTTAACTCGACATGACAAATGGCTGGACATGCTTGAGGAAAAACTGATAGTGAATGTCTGTATTAATCCGTTAACAGCACTACTTGATACAGAAAATGGGGTTCTGATAGTGAATTCTCACTATCGTCTTTTAATGAAGCAAGTGTTTTCAGAGGTGATTGGAATTTTAGAGCGCAAAAAAGATCAAGAATATCTTTGGTCACTTGTATGTGCAATTTGCAATAAAACTTCTAGAAATCAATCTTCAATGCTTGTGGATATCAAACAAAATCGACAAACAGAAATTGATAGTATGACAGGATACTTGATCAAGCGAGCTGAGGCTGTGGGTAGCCAAGTTCCTACGGTACAGTTCCTTCATGAAGCCATTAAAGGCAAAGAAAAAGGAGGGGAGAAGAATTGA
- a CDS encoding N-acetyltransferase, with product MAQHEVKRLLTNYKTLEEFKNFREFGAAELSMKDDLKANIIENDSESPFYGIYFGKKLVARMSLYRIEGKYDRYFEPQQDYLELWKLEVLEPYRGKGYGSSLVDFAKSFKLPIKTNARQASSEFWERMGFESSTYQPSRDRGESPYVWYPVGVHEQISLTNDTPTIESHDTI from the coding sequence ATGGCTCAACACGAAGTTAAGCGCTTACTTACTAATTATAAAACTCTTGAGGAATTTAAAAACTTTCGTGAATTCGGCGCTGCCGAACTTTCTATGAAGGATGACTTAAAAGCAAATATCATCGAAAATGATAGCGAGTCCCCGTTTTACGGGATCTATTTTGGAAAGAAGCTCGTGGCACGAATGAGTCTTTATCGAATTGAAGGTAAATATGACCGTTATTTCGAGCCACAACAAGACTACCTTGAGCTTTGGAAGTTAGAAGTGTTAGAGCCTTACCGTGGAAAAGGATACGGATCATCACTTGTCGATTTCGCTAAAAGTTTTAAATTACCAATAAAAACAAATGCTCGCCAAGCTTCTAGTGAATTTTGGGAGAGAATGGGGTTTGAATCATCCACTTACCAACCAAGTCGAGATCGTGGTGAAAGCCCTTATGTTTGGTATCCAGTGGGCGTTCATGAACAAATAAGTTTAACAAACGACACACCGACCATTGAGTCTCATGACACGATTTAA
- a CDS encoding RsfA family transcriptional regulator, which produces MTTIRQDAWSTDEDLILAEVVLRHIREGSTQLAAFEEVGQRLSRTNAACGFRWNSAIRKKYESAIALAKKQRAKGKAVEVTTVVNQAYEDAEWKEERPTLSEEQGAAVVQSQLETPALTMEHVIEFLAEYHKEHGTQVKKELVTQLEQENEALTKRVEKLEREKQIIAEDYKALIGIMDRARQLSFYEQDNKSVAQSSK; this is translated from the coding sequence ATGACAACAATTCGTCAAGATGCTTGGAGTACAGATGAGGATTTGATATTAGCAGAGGTAGTGTTGCGTCATATTCGTGAAGGCAGTACGCAACTTGCAGCATTTGAAGAAGTGGGGCAGCGATTGTCAAGAACCAATGCAGCTTGTGGGTTTCGTTGGAATTCTGCCATTCGAAAAAAGTATGAATCTGCGATCGCTTTAGCGAAAAAGCAGAGAGCGAAGGGAAAAGCTGTGGAGGTAACGACAGTCGTTAACCAAGCATACGAGGATGCAGAATGGAAGGAAGAACGTCCTACACTGTCTGAAGAACAAGGAGCGGCGGTTGTGCAAAGTCAGTTAGAAACTCCTGCGCTAACAATGGAGCATGTGATCGAGTTTTTAGCCGAGTACCATAAAGAACACGGGACACAAGTGAAGAAAGAACTTGTAACACAGCTGGAACAAGAAAATGAAGCATTAACAAAACGAGTAGAAAAACTCGAACGAGAAAAGCAAATTATTGCAGAAGATTATAAAGCGTTAATTGGCATTATGGATCGTGCGAGGCAATTATCGTTTTACGAGCAAGATAACAAAAGTGTTGCTCAGTCATCAAAATAA